A genome region from Chryseobacterium sp. G0186 includes the following:
- a CDS encoding helix-turn-helix domain-containing protein, with amino-acid sequence MSKLKAVREQKNLTQEELSEKSRISVRTIQRIEAGTEPKGHTLRALSQALEVEESLLQDIVVNIEPEEVIVEEEKSEAKEEQSDVNYSLIKIINLSSLLFTVLPPLNILVPLLLMFTMKQRNSLVRQIISIQMIWTVMAPIVFMLGIFLKLGRQFTLVLMILIVLSNVFIILRNTAEIDKNKKLYYRLKFSMI; translated from the coding sequence ATGTCCAAATTAAAAGCTGTAAGAGAACAAAAGAATCTGACTCAGGAAGAGTTGTCAGAAAAATCCAGGATCTCTGTACGAACCATTCAGCGGATAGAGGCGGGGACAGAACCAAAGGGACATACACTCAGGGCACTGTCTCAGGCATTGGAGGTAGAAGAAAGTTTATTACAGGATATAGTAGTAAATATTGAACCGGAAGAAGTAATTGTTGAAGAAGAGAAAAGTGAAGCAAAAGAAGAACAATCTGATGTGAACTATTCCCTGATCAAAATAATCAATCTTTCCTCATTATTGTTCACTGTGCTACCTCCTTTGAATATTTTGGTTCCGCTTCTTCTGATGTTTACCATGAAGCAGAGAAATAGTCTGGTGAGACAGATTATTTCCATTCAGATGATATGGACGGTAATGGCACCCATTGTATTTATGCTGGGGATCTTTTTAAAGCTCGGCCGACAGTTTACATTGGTGCTGATGATCCTGATTGTACTTTCCAATGTATTTATTATTCTTCGTAACACGGCAGAAATTGATAAGAATAAAAAATTGTATTACAGATTGAAATTCAGTATGATATAA
- a CDS encoding serine hydrolase domain-containing protein has product MTKCAQFILLFLVLFFSNSQAQIEKTDPLYRTILSKDSLLFSVGFNTCNIKQTENILSDRLEFYHDKDGFSDKKKFMTDFKNGLCKDPETYRARRVLVNKSTQIYPLYKDGKVYAAIQNGDHIFYEKEKNQPEKLVGGAKFTNLWLLENNDWKLTKSLSFDHHARQSGDEKTVFDHDQEIENWLKENKIPTLGLGIIEAGELKKVKVFGEIKKGVSAPYNTYFNVASLTKPVTAMVALHLVNQGKWKLDEPLDAYWIDPDIAHDSRYKKLTTRIILTHQTGFPNWRWMNADKKLNFQFEPGTKYQYSGEGFEYLRKALEKKFGKPLEQLARELIFQPLTMNDTNYIWDKNTDESRFAIGYNEKGEPYPTEKNKTANAADDLHTTIEDYGNFMVSVMKGKELKPEVFQDMIKMQAKIKENVYFGLGFSVYDLGNGDYALSHAGADKGTRCIAFVLPKTGKGILIFTNVDDGYKVYEKLVLHYLGEQGKKIVDIENK; this is encoded by the coding sequence ATGACAAAGTGTGCTCAATTTATTCTTCTTTTTCTCGTTCTTTTCTTTAGCAATAGTCAGGCGCAGATCGAAAAAACAGATCCCCTTTACAGAACAATTCTGTCAAAGGATAGTTTGCTTTTTTCGGTTGGTTTCAATACCTGTAATATCAAGCAGACTGAAAATATACTAAGTGACCGGTTAGAATTCTATCACGATAAAGATGGTTTTTCGGACAAAAAAAAGTTCATGACTGATTTTAAAAACGGACTATGTAAAGATCCAGAAACCTATCGGGCCAGGAGGGTTTTGGTTAATAAAAGCACTCAGATTTACCCATTGTATAAAGATGGAAAAGTGTATGCTGCTATTCAGAATGGGGACCATATCTTTTATGAAAAAGAAAAAAATCAACCTGAAAAACTAGTGGGTGGAGCTAAATTTACCAATCTTTGGCTCTTAGAAAATAACGACTGGAAGCTGACGAAATCATTGAGTTTTGATCATCATGCCAGGCAGTCCGGTGACGAGAAAACCGTTTTTGATCATGATCAGGAAATTGAAAACTGGTTAAAAGAAAATAAAATTCCAACACTTGGATTGGGAATCATTGAAGCCGGAGAATTGAAAAAGGTAAAGGTTTTTGGCGAAATAAAAAAAGGAGTTTCAGCACCATATAATACCTATTTCAATGTAGCTTCCCTTACAAAACCCGTCACTGCAATGGTTGCACTACATCTGGTGAACCAGGGAAAATGGAAACTGGATGAACCCCTTGATGCCTATTGGATAGATCCGGATATTGCTCATGATTCGAGATATAAGAAGTTAACAACCAGAATTATTTTAACCCATCAAACAGGCTTTCCCAATTGGAGATGGATGAATGCAGACAAAAAACTGAATTTTCAGTTTGAGCCCGGAACAAAATATCAATACTCAGGAGAAGGTTTCGAATACCTTAGAAAAGCTCTGGAAAAAAAGTTCGGTAAACCCTTGGAGCAGCTTGCCCGGGAATTGATCTTTCAACCTCTTACAATGAATGATACCAACTATATCTGGGATAAGAATACCGATGAATCAAGATTTGCGATCGGATATAATGAAAAAGGTGAGCCATATCCGACAGAGAAAAATAAAACCGCCAATGCTGCCGATGATCTGCATACAACCATAGAAGATTATGGAAATTTTATGGTGAGTGTGATGAAAGGGAAAGAGCTGAAGCCGGAGGTATTTCAGGATATGATCAAAATGCAGGCAAAAATAAAAGAAAATGTCTACTTTGGATTAGGATTTTCTGTGTACGATCTTGGAAATGGTGACTATGCGCTGTCCCATGCCGGAGCTGATAAAGGAACAAGGTGTATTGCGTTTGTATTGCCCAAAACCGGAAAGGGGATTCTGATATTTACCAATGTAGATGATGGCTACAAAGTGTATGAGAAACTGGTTCTTCATTATCTGGGGGAGCAGGGCAAAAAAATTGTTGATATAGAAAATAAGTAA
- a CDS encoding helix-turn-helix domain-containing protein, whose product MKQTIPTYDLSDISQHPFLIERMEMRNRSEDILLDKGIHRDSHYIFTCMESGHVKMMVDFNVMEAQDATIFCVLPGQVHQGLVMKDVYGWFLAVKSDLIPDTVRSVFEESLETIQPLRVDKGWIDKINTVAHLLYVSYTDEKFTSKEGFLVTQSLLNTLTGMFSFIYSEVNYSEISNESRALQLVRAFKILVRKEFKTLKSPSDYAEKLNISRGYLTEVIREVTGKPAQHWIHQEVLIEAKRLLAFTHLTVKEIAYELGYNDHTYFSRLFSKLENLSPSEFRIKAKDANHE is encoded by the coding sequence ATGAAGCAAACTATTCCAACCTATGATCTAAGTGATATTTCCCAACATCCTTTTCTTATTGAAAGAATGGAAATGCGTAACCGTTCAGAAGATATTCTTTTGGATAAAGGAATCCATCGTGACAGTCATTATATTTTTACCTGCATGGAAAGCGGGCATGTAAAAATGATGGTAGACTTCAATGTTATGGAAGCACAGGATGCTACCATTTTCTGTGTACTCCCCGGACAAGTGCATCAGGGACTTGTAATGAAAGATGTGTATGGATGGTTTCTCGCCGTTAAATCAGATCTGATTCCGGATACTGTCCGTTCTGTTTTTGAAGAATCATTGGAAACCATTCAACCTCTAAGAGTTGATAAGGGCTGGATTGATAAAATAAACACTGTTGCCCATTTGCTTTATGTTTCTTATACTGATGAAAAGTTTACCTCCAAGGAAGGCTTTTTAGTCACCCAATCTTTACTTAATACCCTTACCGGGATGTTTTCCTTCATTTATTCGGAGGTAAATTATTCAGAGATATCCAACGAAAGCAGAGCCCTACAACTGGTCAGAGCCTTTAAAATTTTGGTAAGAAAAGAATTTAAAACCCTGAAAAGTCCATCAGACTATGCCGAAAAATTAAATATTTCGAGAGGTTATCTTACAGAAGTCATTCGTGAGGTTACAGGGAAACCTGCCCAACACTGGATTCACCAGGAGGTTTTAATAGAAGCAAAAAGGCTACTGGCCTTTACTCATCTTACAGTAAAAGAAATAGCCTATGAACTAGGATACAATGATCATACATATTTCAGCCGTTTATTTTCAAAGCTGGAAAATCTTTCTCCCTCAGAGTTTCGGATAAAAGCCAAAGACGCCAACCACGAATAG
- a CDS encoding LysE family translocator, protein MIPLHELFFFILAALVLVISPGPNMIYLISKSITQGKKSGFISLAGVVCGFLFHIVMVSFGLTAVLLAIPFAYTVLKAIGTVYLLYLAYQAIKPNSKNIFDVEQSGLYDSPKKLFTVGFLTNVLNPKVAVFYLSFFPQFIKPEYGSVFTQSLELGVVQVFISFSVNFIIVLTAARVALFFSNNPVWIKIQKWFMASILTYLAIKMAFSKAK, encoded by the coding sequence ATGATTCCACTTCATGAACTCTTCTTTTTTATTCTGGCCGCCCTTGTTTTAGTGATCAGCCCGGGTCCTAATATGATCTATCTTATTTCTAAATCGATAACACAAGGTAAAAAGTCTGGTTTTATTTCGTTGGCAGGTGTGGTATGTGGTTTTCTTTTTCACATTGTCATGGTTTCATTTGGCTTAACGGCTGTATTACTGGCTATTCCTTTTGCTTATACAGTACTTAAGGCTATAGGAACTGTTTATCTCCTGTATTTAGCCTACCAAGCTATTAAACCCAACAGTAAAAATATTTTTGATGTGGAGCAAAGCGGTTTATATGACAGTCCAAAAAAACTTTTCACTGTCGGTTTTTTAACCAATGTCCTCAATCCAAAGGTGGCGGTATTTTATTTATCATTTTTCCCGCAATTCATTAAGCCTGAATATGGTTCTGTATTTACTCAAAGTCTGGAATTGGGTGTTGTTCAGGTTTTTATAAGCTTTAGTGTTAACTTTATCATCGTTCTTACTGCGGCAAGGGTTGCTTTATTCTTTTCCAATAATCCGGTCTGGATAAAAATACAAAAGTGGTTTATGGCAAGTATACTAACCTATCTGGCTATAAAAATGGCATTTTCCAAAGCTAAATAA
- a CDS encoding siderophore-interacting protein produces MPSLPKWINDTVENVWSSKFKTCTVLHIENISDHLRCIRFTADLEDVHFEPAYAIGIRINDRDFRNYSPFNFNKEAGTFDVVFHIHDPEAVGSNFVTQLSIGDSVKILMPRGKRFFESNAKIHFSVGDETSLGSSLSIKEAVEKSSCSYICLHELEEPEVLETLKLYGYHTQKNNTMGIIESLTDFLQEEKQAIYNNDVVFYLTGNGEKMSLIRKFLKAKEVSPKCIKSQAYWIKGKKGL; encoded by the coding sequence ATGCCAAGTTTACCAAAATGGATTAATGACACCGTAGAAAATGTATGGTCCTCAAAATTCAAAACCTGTACGGTACTCCATATAGAAAACATCTCTGATCATCTTCGCTGCATACGATTTACTGCAGACTTGGAAGATGTTCACTTTGAACCTGCATATGCCATTGGAATAAGGATCAACGATAGGGATTTCAGAAATTATTCTCCTTTTAATTTTAATAAGGAAGCCGGTACTTTTGATGTGGTGTTTCACATTCATGATCCTGAAGCTGTAGGAAGTAATTTTGTCACTCAATTGTCTATTGGAGATTCTGTGAAAATTCTAATGCCAAGAGGCAAGCGTTTTTTTGAATCTAATGCTAAAATCCATTTTTCCGTAGGTGATGAAACCTCGTTGGGCAGTTCTCTTTCTATTAAGGAGGCTGTGGAGAAATCCAGTTGCTCTTATATCTGTCTTCATGAACTTGAAGAGCCTGAAGTACTGGAAACTCTCAAGCTCTATGGTTATCACACTCAAAAAAATAACACCATGGGCATTATAGAATCGTTAACGGATTTTCTACAGGAGGAAAAACAGGCAATTTATAATAATGATGTTGTTTTTTACCTTACCGGAAATGGGGAGAAAATGTCATTAATCAGAAAGTTTCTTAAGGCTAAGGAAGTATCTCCTAAATGCATTAAGTCGCAGGCTTACTGGATAAAGGGAAAAAAAGGGCTATAG
- a CDS encoding alpha-2-macroglobulin family protein, producing MKFSFKIVLTLSLLTSTCLFAQIPVHQRTKSSKPGITRQKKDLPTSRMSSRDSIQKEVFEVVNFYHDPEDDEGNVTPDKDLILILQKKVSSSKGLRKVLYQYYLANIYVSYITKYSSRATKKDITPLDELPDDYKTWAVNDFYREADQLYNQSLSQSELLKHEKTELWNELVGQVEFAKYKPTLYDLVASDYLKFLQGLPFDYDHSAKKKTADMKNSLHQFHANDEDKTALLYLKSTQIEGDAKKQSQQLEALADAYPKEPFSAYLLFQAAKLTKEEISENNFLNAHKLCQKAIDLIPSSDWNNHCKNLINALESSVLQIEIPKRNLPGEYIPLQTLYKNTDEVKVELSKNSGKIDFDKEPVWKGYRVDEKSISFINRQFEDQSFRTETFPLKKFNDYKYHQTVLAIPPLEEGVYEILTSSKDSKNSKVFVVSDLFYVKRFEDDTKVTFQAMNTKTGKSIDNAEYVMYQNIYEYEQDFIRKKENKLIRTGKGSTDHLGMFSLPKSKDREYDGSVIYFSQLKKYFVLDRDYDEIRNIKENDEQFKEPIEKSFIIFTDRAIYRPGQKFFYKGILKQEYYEKTMILPKQKVTVTLMNANYEEVAKAEAVTNEFGSITGTFTLPSNGPTGNYSIIMQADLGEIPGQKDRYLARESKSFNVEEYKRPKFRVAINPVKEAYRLGENVKVSGTAEAFSGADISRATVKYEVKRQRIYFWRSYFDDYYYPNYNEKETDITHGETSTDADGNFNISFNAEADEKSDKDKRNYRYSVSFYVTDVNGESQSSQTVINIGDVKAKISIESSEQLLQNEWKSLNIAVSNLNDQKIPAKGNLTITKLSEENKIILPKFIKKNLDRGSRAEDPAYSYYNKELFDTYFPYLSYYQNAKPQKGETVFSTQFNTSVTEHITLNKNPEPGKYLVEAESIIDHDTIKTFKVIEVFDPITFRNGNPAYFGVRADKESYKVGEKATVIFYSDFEEGFVNYRFIRDNKKEDYQQAAIKNGTATISFIVTDTDLKRMLYLDYDFIHDNDYAKGNIKFDIKENVNRNLEITTQVFRDKIQPGVPEKWILTIKGKDKEKINAEVLASMYDASLDQFAKNEYSFSHYIPYYSDPYINYDYYRWGRDYFLDELVAFESMDFNMGRNRYLLKSDEYPIPQFPYFLYTAIQVHEIMYYKTAAMEVAVSSDEAVGYTIKKPEKPDPIYVVDGKLENKNIPEDEIADIKKLSPTEAAALYGNMGSREIFIVTSKKAMKEELLRNVKARTNLDETAFFLPNLYTDSEGNIKLEFTSPEALTQWKLILFAHTKDLKTGSAEFLTKTQKELMVTPNPPRFLRQGDQVQISAKIDNLSDKDLKGDLILYLFDPETSKPLDSAFLNTNALKKMNVASKGATQASWDIKIPYAVEHVGYKILAKTKNYSDGEENVLPILSDRMLVTETIPISIKEGQNKTYIMDGLLNNISSSAANFNLSVELTSNPLWFAVMSIPYLRSFPHECSEQLFSRLYGNMLSAYVMNSSPKIKKIFDEWNAKETPSNPLEANENLKTILIGETPWLSRIKDQDEQMEQLALFFNLNRMQRDLKKAQRDLVDRQNPDGSFSWFPGGGKDKTISGHILAGFGKLDKMLKGQSADYFTSEINRVIKNSIDYLDKEYNEQLIKDQKGKDKLDLNDYSAYFYYRSYWTKKEIPAELKKVLTTLANTYVKDFDEYSLYHQAMITTLLQRYGYQDLAKKCVVNLKKKAKISEENGMYWDNNYSGWYWYQAPIETQSMLIEAFSEVTPEDVNSVEEMKVWLLKNKQTEGWGTTKSTTEAVYALLNYGKSWLDAEKGITMKLGNETIFLTNNVSKTSEAGFFKKSYYWKEITPEKGKLEIQKTSPGVAWGGMYRLYYENMDKVMAHNSSNVSIEKKLFLKTFDGQESKLKEITPENPIKLGDQVIVRLVIHTDRNMEYIHLKDMRASGFEPVNVLSTYKWQNGAGYYESTKDAATHFFFNLLPKGTYVFEYELKANNIGDFSNGITSFQNMYAPAMGAHSEGMRVKIVK from the coding sequence ATGAAATTTTCATTCAAAATAGTGCTCACTCTATCATTATTGACTTCAACCTGTCTGTTTGCACAGATTCCGGTACATCAACGGACCAAGTCTTCAAAACCAGGAATAACGAGACAGAAAAAAGATCTTCCAACCTCCAGAATGTCTTCAAGAGATTCCATTCAGAAAGAAGTTTTTGAGGTCGTCAATTTTTACCATGATCCTGAAGATGATGAAGGAAATGTAACGCCTGATAAAGACCTGATCCTGATCCTCCAAAAGAAAGTAAGTAGCTCAAAAGGACTGCGCAAAGTACTTTATCAGTATTATCTTGCCAATATTTACGTCTCCTACATCACAAAGTATAGCTCAAGGGCAACAAAAAAAGACATTACTCCTCTTGATGAACTTCCTGATGATTATAAAACCTGGGCAGTGAATGATTTTTACAGGGAAGCGGATCAGCTTTACAATCAATCCCTTTCCCAAAGTGAACTATTGAAGCATGAGAAGACAGAACTTTGGAACGAACTTGTAGGTCAGGTAGAATTCGCAAAGTATAAACCCACATTGTATGATCTTGTGGCTTCAGATTATTTGAAATTTCTGCAAGGACTGCCGTTTGATTATGATCATTCTGCAAAGAAAAAAACAGCAGATATGAAGAACAGTCTGCATCAGTTTCATGCCAATGATGAGGATAAAACAGCACTGCTTTATCTTAAAAGCACCCAAATAGAAGGGGATGCAAAAAAGCAGTCGCAACAACTGGAAGCTCTGGCAGATGCCTATCCTAAGGAACCTTTTTCGGCGTATCTTCTGTTTCAGGCAGCAAAATTGACAAAGGAAGAAATCTCTGAAAACAATTTTCTGAATGCCCATAAGCTTTGTCAAAAAGCCATTGATCTTATTCCATCCTCAGATTGGAATAACCATTGTAAAAATCTGATTAATGCACTTGAAAGTTCAGTATTACAAATAGAAATTCCTAAGAGAAATCTTCCGGGAGAATATATTCCATTGCAGACCCTTTACAAAAATACGGATGAGGTAAAAGTAGAACTGAGTAAAAATTCAGGGAAGATAGATTTTGATAAAGAACCTGTATGGAAAGGGTATCGGGTAGATGAAAAATCTATTTCTTTCATTAATCGTCAATTTGAAGATCAGAGTTTCCGCACCGAAACATTTCCCCTGAAAAAGTTTAATGATTACAAATATCACCAGACTGTACTTGCCATTCCTCCTTTGGAAGAAGGGGTATATGAGATTCTAACTTCATCGAAAGATTCCAAAAACAGTAAGGTATTTGTGGTTTCAGACCTGTTTTATGTGAAAAGATTTGAAGACGATACTAAGGTGACCTTTCAGGCAATGAATACCAAGACCGGGAAAAGTATTGATAATGCTGAGTACGTGATGTATCAGAATATCTATGAATATGAGCAGGATTTTATTCGTAAAAAGGAGAATAAGCTGATCAGAACCGGAAAGGGAAGCACAGACCACTTAGGAATGTTTTCTTTGCCCAAGTCAAAGGATAGAGAGTACGATGGCAGCGTCATTTATTTCTCGCAGCTGAAAAAATATTTTGTTCTTGACAGGGATTATGATGAGATTAGAAATATAAAAGAGAATGATGAACAGTTTAAAGAACCTATCGAAAAAAGCTTTATCATTTTTACGGATCGTGCCATTTACCGTCCCGGACAGAAGTTTTTTTACAAGGGTATTCTGAAGCAGGAATATTATGAAAAAACAATGATTCTCCCTAAGCAAAAAGTGACAGTGACACTCATGAACGCTAATTATGAAGAGGTTGCGAAGGCTGAAGCTGTCACCAACGAGTTTGGGAGTATTACAGGAACATTCACCCTTCCATCCAATGGACCTACAGGAAATTATTCAATCATTATGCAAGCTGATCTTGGAGAAATTCCCGGACAGAAAGATCGCTATCTTGCCCGCGAAAGTAAATCTTTCAACGTTGAAGAGTACAAAAGACCCAAGTTTCGTGTAGCCATTAATCCGGTGAAAGAAGCTTATAGGCTGGGAGAGAATGTAAAGGTAAGTGGAACGGCAGAGGCCTTTTCCGGGGCAGATATTTCCAGAGCTACTGTAAAATATGAAGTTAAAAGACAGAGAATTTATTTTTGGAGAAGCTATTTTGATGATTATTACTACCCAAACTACAACGAAAAGGAAACTGATATTACCCATGGAGAGACCTCTACAGATGCTGATGGGAATTTCAATATTTCGTTTAATGCAGAAGCTGATGAAAAATCGGATAAAGACAAAAGAAATTACCGCTATTCCGTTTCATTTTATGTAACCGATGTCAACGGAGAGTCTCAAAGCAGCCAAACGGTAATCAATATCGGGGATGTAAAGGCAAAGATCAGTATTGAAAGTTCAGAGCAGTTGCTTCAGAATGAATGGAAGTCCCTGAACATAGCGGTGAGCAATCTTAATGATCAGAAAATACCAGCAAAGGGGAATCTTACCATTACCAAACTATCAGAAGAAAACAAAATTATTCTTCCAAAATTCATTAAGAAAAACCTGGATAGGGGATCAAGAGCTGAAGATCCGGCATATTCCTATTATAATAAAGAGCTTTTTGATACTTATTTTCCCTATCTCAGCTATTATCAAAATGCTAAGCCTCAAAAGGGAGAAACTGTTTTTTCAACGCAGTTCAATACCTCAGTAACGGAGCATATTACCCTGAATAAAAATCCTGAACCGGGAAAATATCTTGTAGAAGCAGAATCTATCATAGACCATGATACCATTAAGACCTTTAAGGTTATTGAAGTCTTTGATCCTATTACTTTCAGAAACGGAAATCCTGCTTATTTCGGAGTTCGTGCAGATAAAGAATCTTATAAGGTGGGGGAAAAGGCCACGGTAATTTTTTACTCTGATTTTGAAGAAGGTTTTGTAAACTATCGCTTTATCCGGGACAATAAGAAAGAAGATTATCAACAGGCTGCCATAAAAAATGGGACGGCTACCATTTCCTTTATTGTTACAGATACTGACCTGAAAAGAATGCTTTATCTGGATTACGATTTTATTCATGATAACGACTATGCTAAGGGAAATATAAAGTTTGATATTAAAGAAAATGTGAACAGGAATCTGGAAATTACCACACAGGTTTTCCGGGATAAAATTCAGCCCGGTGTTCCGGAAAAATGGATTCTTACCATCAAAGGAAAAGACAAGGAAAAGATCAATGCTGAGGTATTGGCTTCCATGTACGATGCATCATTAGATCAGTTTGCGAAAAACGAGTACAGCTTTAGCCATTATATCCCTTATTATTCTGACCCTTATATTAATTATGATTATTACCGCTGGGGAAGAGATTACTTTTTGGATGAACTCGTTGCCTTTGAGTCAATGGATTTTAATATGGGCCGTAACAGGTATTTACTTAAATCAGATGAATATCCTATACCACAATTCCCTTATTTTCTATATACTGCAATCCAGGTTCACGAAATCATGTATTATAAAACTGCTGCTATGGAAGTGGCGGTTTCATCCGATGAAGCGGTTGGGTATACCATAAAAAAACCTGAAAAACCTGACCCGATTTATGTTGTAGATGGAAAATTAGAAAATAAAAACATTCCTGAAGATGAAATTGCAGACATCAAAAAGCTTAGTCCAACCGAAGCTGCCGCTTTATACGGAAACATGGGTTCAAGGGAAATCTTCATTGTCACCTCTAAAAAAGCAATGAAGGAGGAGCTGCTCAGAAATGTGAAAGCAAGAACCAACCTGGATGAAACGGCATTCTTCCTACCCAATCTTTATACAGATTCAGAGGGGAATATAAAGCTGGAGTTTACGTCTCCAGAAGCACTTACCCAATGGAAACTCATCCTGTTCGCTCATACCAAGGATCTGAAAACAGGATCTGCAGAATTTTTAACCAAAACTCAAAAGGAACTGATGGTAACGCCCAATCCACCAAGGTTTTTAAGACAAGGCGATCAGGTTCAGATTTCGGCAAAGATTGATAATCTTTCAGATAAAGACCTGAAAGGAGATCTAATCCTCTATCTTTTCGATCCGGAAACCTCGAAACCTTTAGACTCAGCGTTTTTAAATACCAATGCCCTGAAAAAGATGAATGTGGCTTCCAAGGGAGCAACACAGGCAAGCTGGGATATTAAAATTCCATATGCGGTAGAGCATGTTGGCTATAAAATCTTAGCAAAAACAAAGAATTATTCCGATGGTGAAGAGAATGTTCTTCCCATACTTTCCGACAGAATGCTGGTGACGGAAACCATCCCGATTTCCATTAAGGAAGGCCAGAATAAAACATATATCATGGATGGCTTACTGAACAACATTTCTTCTTCGGCAGCCAACTTCAATTTGAGTGTAGAATTGACCTCCAATCCATTATGGTTTGCCGTCATGTCTATTCCTTATCTGAGGTCATTTCCGCATGAATGTTCAGAACAGCTTTTCAGTAGATTATATGGAAATATGCTTTCTGCCTATGTCATGAATTCTTCTCCGAAGATCAAGAAAATCTTTGATGAATGGAATGCCAAGGAAACTCCATCCAATCCTTTGGAAGCCAACGAAAACCTGAAAACAATTCTTATCGGGGAAACCCCTTGGCTGAGCAGAATTAAAGATCAAGATGAACAGATGGAACAGCTTGCCCTTTTCTTTAATCTTAACAGAATGCAGCGTGACCTTAAAAAAGCACAGCGTGATCTTGTTGACAGACAGAATCCTGATGGAAGTTTTTCATGGTTTCCGGGAGGAGGAAAGGATAAAACCATTTCCGGACATATTCTTGCCGGATTCGGAAAGCTTGATAAAATGTTGAAAGGACAATCCGCAGACTATTTTACCAGTGAAATTAACCGCGTCATCAAAAACAGTATCGATTATCTGGACAAGGAATACAATGAGCAGCTGATTAAAGATCAAAAAGGAAAGGATAAGCTGGATTTAAATGACTATTCCGCTTATTTCTACTACAGAAGCTATTGGACGAAAAAAGAAATTCCGGCTGAACTGAAAAAGGTTCTTACCACTTTAGCCAATACCTATGTGAAAGATTTTGACGAATACAGTCTTTATCATCAGGCTATGATTACTACGTTATTACAGCGTTATGGTTATCAGGATTTAGCCAAAAAATGTGTAGTTAATCTGAAGAAGAAAGCGAAAATCTCCGAAGAAAACGGAATGTATTGGGATAACAATTATTCCGGCTGGTATTGGTATCAGGCACCTATAGAAACACAATCAATGCTGATAGAAGCCTTTTCAGAAGTAACCCCTGAAGATGTAAACAGTGTAGAGGAAATGAAAGTATGGCTTTTAAAAAACAAGCAAACAGAGGGTTGGGGAACCACCAAGTCTACCACAGAAGCCGTGTATGCCTTACTGAACTACGGAAAATCATGGCTGGATGCCGAAAAAGGAATCACCATGAAATTGGGAAATGAAACCATTTTCCTGACAAACAATGTCTCAAAAACCTCTGAAGCGGGATTCTTCAAAAAATCCTATTATTGGAAAGAGATTACTCCTGAAAAAGGAAAATTGGAGATTCAAAAGACCAGTCCGGGAGTAGCCTGGGGCGGAATGTATCGTCTGTACTATGAGAATATGGACAAGGTGATGGCCCATAATTCCTCCAATGTATCCATAGAAAAGAAGCTCTTCCTGAAAACATTTGATGGTCAGGAAAGTAAATTAAAGGAAATAACCCCGGAAAACCCAATTAAACTGGGCGATCAGGTGATTGTCAGGCTGGTGATCCACACAGATCGTAATATGGAATACATTCACCTGAAAGACATGAGAGCTAGTGGCTTTGAACCGGTGAATGTCCTTTCTACGTACAAGTGGCAAAATGGAGCGGGATATTACGAAAGTACCAAGGATGCAGCCACTCATTTCTTTTTCAATTTATTGCCCAAAGGAACCTATGTTTTTGAATACGAACTGAAAGCCAACAATATTGGTGATTTTTCAAACGGAATTACCTCTTTTCAGAATATGTATGCACCGGCAATGGGAGCGCATTCTGAGGGGATGAGAGTGAAAATAGTGAAATAA